A genomic segment from Alteribacillus bidgolensis encodes:
- a CDS encoding NAD(P)/FAD-dependent oxidoreductase, translating to MENESEVFDITIIGGGPAGLFTAFYAGMRQTSVKVIESLPQLGGQLTALYPDKYIYDVAGFPKVKAQELINNLTDQMQQFKTAVCLNESVEDIVSMKNDVFALTTNKQTHYTKTIIITAGNGAFQPRKLNIKGADGYENSNLHYSVKNLDHFTDKKITVLGGGDSAVDWALMMEPIAKKVTLIHRRDKFRAHEHSIEKLQRSNVEILTSYVPTELVGDKKIEKLIVSKVKGEESRSIEVDEMLVNYGFISSLGHIKNWGLDISKNSIVVNSKMETNVDGIYAVGDICTYDGKVKLIATGFGEAPIAVSNAKVYINPDAKVQPLHSTTVMGNKEKSGSPV from the coding sequence TTGGAAAATGAGTCCGAAGTATTTGATATTACAATCATTGGCGGTGGTCCGGCCGGCTTATTCACAGCCTTTTATGCAGGCATGCGCCAGACATCTGTAAAGGTTATCGAAAGTCTCCCCCAATTAGGGGGACAGCTGACTGCGTTATACCCCGATAAATATATTTATGATGTTGCCGGTTTTCCAAAGGTAAAAGCACAAGAACTTATTAATAACCTAACAGACCAAATGCAGCAATTTAAGACTGCTGTCTGCCTTAATGAATCAGTAGAAGATATTGTCAGTATGAAAAATGATGTATTTGCATTAACAACAAACAAGCAAACTCATTATACAAAAACGATTATTATTACCGCTGGAAATGGGGCTTTTCAGCCGCGGAAACTCAATATTAAAGGAGCAGACGGCTACGAGAATTCAAACCTCCATTATTCTGTCAAAAATTTAGACCATTTTACTGACAAAAAAATTACAGTATTGGGCGGTGGAGATTCCGCCGTAGATTGGGCCCTGATGATGGAGCCGATAGCAAAAAAAGTCACACTGATCCATCGTCGAGATAAATTCCGAGCCCATGAACACAGTATAGAAAAGCTTCAAAGATCAAACGTAGAAATTTTAACATCTTATGTCCCAACCGAACTTGTAGGAGACAAAAAAATTGAGAAGCTAATCGTCTCAAAAGTAAAAGGGGAAGAATCTCGTTCCATTGAGGTCGATGAGATGCTGGTGAATTATGGTTTCATCTCTTCTCTTGGCCATATTAAAAACTGGGGGCTTGATATTAGTAAAAACTCTATCGTTGTGAATTCAAAAATGGAAACGAATGTTGATGGTATCTATGCTGTTGGAGATATATGTACGTATGACGGAAAAGTAAAGTTAATTGCTACCGGTTTCGGCGAGGCACCAATAGCTGTCAGCAATGCAAAAGTCTATATTAATCCGGATGCAAAGGTGCAGCCTTTACACAGCACCACGGTCATGGGGAATAAAGAAAAAAGCGGTTCACCTGTGTAG
- a CDS encoding aromatic ring-hydroxylating oxygenase subunit alpha yields MATYNSVKNASNRTFERVLTYDKYTDPKVLEKETELIFSKTWQLVGHVSQLEKQGSFFTTEVAGEPILVVRGKDDVIRAFYNVCPHRATQLEKKESGDKKILQCSYHGWTFKLDGQLNKAPNFSGEDSACVQDACLRSIRLEVLESLIFVNLDDNAKSLSESYGDFFEKLSEFSFLSSLKRTHQKVRVVKANWKAYIDNYLECDHCHVAHPSFVNTLDMEDYQIITCDNYSIQGSIVKPDKKYGEVDLNNAEMQGGTFYWLWPNLMLTIYPGPGNMATIQMIPQDHETCLAVYTYYFKDENLSKEEKDLMEFAEQVRQEDIELVEMEQVGFASRAFNQGIYSPSEKAIMQFHEMVMEALNE; encoded by the coding sequence ATGGCAACTTACAACAGTGTAAAAAATGCATCGAATCGTACATTTGAAAGAGTGTTGACTTATGACAAATATACAGATCCTAAAGTATTAGAAAAAGAAACAGAGCTCATATTTTCAAAAACCTGGCAGCTCGTTGGTCATGTCAGTCAATTGGAAAAACAAGGTTCCTTTTTCACTACGGAAGTAGCTGGTGAACCAATCCTTGTCGTTCGCGGGAAGGATGATGTAATACGTGCATTTTATAATGTATGCCCCCACAGGGCTACCCAGCTAGAGAAAAAAGAGTCAGGAGATAAAAAAATACTGCAATGCAGCTACCATGGATGGACGTTTAAACTTGACGGCCAGCTGAACAAGGCCCCTAATTTTTCAGGTGAGGATTCTGCATGTGTTCAAGATGCATGCCTCCGCTCTATTCGTTTAGAAGTCTTAGAGTCTTTAATATTTGTAAATTTGGATGATAATGCAAAATCTTTAAGTGAATCATATGGTGACTTTTTCGAAAAGTTAAGCGAGTTTTCCTTTTTAAGCAGCTTGAAGAGAACGCATCAGAAAGTTCGGGTCGTTAAAGCGAACTGGAAAGCGTATATTGACAATTATTTGGAGTGTGATCATTGTCACGTCGCCCATCCAAGTTTCGTCAACACACTAGACATGGAAGATTATCAAATCATCACCTGTGACAATTATTCCATTCAAGGGTCAATCGTCAAACCTGATAAAAAATACGGTGAGGTAGATTTAAACAATGCTGAAATGCAAGGCGGTACATTTTACTGGCTGTGGCCAAACCTCATGTTAACCATTTACCCGGGCCCTGGGAATATGGCAACTATTCAAATGATTCCACAAGATCACGAAACATGTTTAGCTGTTTACACCTACTATTTCAAAGATGAAAATTTATCAAAAGAAGAGAAAGATTTAATGGAATTTGCCGAACAAGTCCGACAGGAAGATATTGAGCTTGTAGAAATGGAACAAGTTGGTTTTGCTTCACGTGCTTTTAATCAAGGGATATATTCCCCTTCCGAAAAAGCGATCATGCAATTTCATGAAATGGTAATGGAGGCATTAAATGAGTAA
- a CDS encoding BCCT family transporter: protein MNSNKAVFYISLVLSLLFISTGIFMPKHMEAFSTYSLEFIYNNLGWFILGSVFIFFAFCMYLGISKFGSIRLGDDTDRPEYRTATWIGMLFSASIGISLVFWGVAEPVSYYVDPPFGSSSSEESAKLAMQYVFLHWGVSAWACYALVGVSLAYFQFRKKLPSSLRSVFYPLLGNKIYRAPGKIIDVFVVLSIVIGISTSLGFGTLQINSGVNFLWDFPVNVYTQSIIIVCITAIFIIATISGLKGAMKHLSNLNMILAFALIGFVLILGPTQVIFKSFFQGIGDYAQNFIGMSFRTEPYGDGSWIASWTLFYFGWWIAWAPLVGSFVARISKGRTIKEFMIGAVFIPSLGSFFWFAVMGTSAIHLIQNAGKTALAQSVSTDVTFALFNFFDYFPLSIFLSVLAMVLVLIFFITSANSAVFVLGMVSENGNPNPSSLTKIVWGIVIAAITIVLVITGGLSGLQSALVVTSIPLSILMLVMCRSTYKGLQQDTVIISHQETNETRSQTANVKEDLPRKMKKSKKA, encoded by the coding sequence ATGAACAGTAACAAAGCTGTTTTTTACATTTCTTTAGTTCTTAGCTTGTTATTTATCAGCACCGGTATATTCATGCCGAAACATATGGAAGCGTTTTCAACATATTCTCTGGAGTTTATTTACAATAATTTAGGTTGGTTTATTCTCGGAAGTGTCTTCATTTTCTTTGCTTTTTGTATGTATCTTGGGATCTCTAAGTTTGGCAGCATCCGATTAGGAGATGACACGGACCGCCCGGAATATAGAACAGCAACATGGATTGGCATGTTATTTAGTGCTTCTATTGGGATCAGTCTAGTATTCTGGGGAGTGGCAGAACCTGTTTCCTACTACGTGGATCCTCCCTTTGGCAGCAGTTCGTCAGAGGAGTCAGCTAAGCTGGCAATGCAATATGTGTTTTTACACTGGGGAGTGTCTGCCTGGGCCTGCTATGCATTAGTGGGAGTGTCTCTTGCTTACTTTCAATTCAGAAAAAAACTCCCTTCTTCATTAAGATCTGTTTTCTATCCCCTTCTTGGCAACAAAATTTACCGGGCTCCCGGCAAAATCATTGATGTCTTTGTCGTACTTTCTATTGTTATTGGAATATCTACGTCACTAGGTTTTGGTACACTGCAAATAAATAGTGGAGTTAATTTCTTATGGGATTTCCCTGTGAACGTATACACTCAATCTATTATTATAGTTTGTATAACTGCTATTTTTATAATAGCAACCATATCAGGTTTAAAAGGGGCTATGAAGCACCTATCCAATCTAAACATGATTTTAGCATTCGCTTTAATAGGATTTGTTTTAATCCTCGGACCGACACAAGTGATATTCAAAAGCTTTTTCCAGGGTATTGGAGACTATGCACAAAACTTTATTGGAATGTCCTTTCGTACCGAGCCATACGGAGACGGCTCTTGGATCGCCAGCTGGACTTTATTTTATTTTGGCTGGTGGATTGCCTGGGCTCCTCTCGTTGGGAGCTTCGTTGCTAGAATATCAAAAGGGAGAACAATAAAGGAATTTATGATAGGAGCTGTCTTTATTCCATCATTAGGATCTTTCTTTTGGTTCGCTGTTATGGGAACCTCTGCCATCCATCTCATTCAAAACGCTGGAAAAACAGCACTGGCACAATCTGTATCAACGGATGTCACCTTTGCTCTATTTAACTTTTTTGACTACTTTCCACTAAGTATTTTTCTCAGTGTGCTAGCTATGGTGCTAGTACTCATATTCTTTATTACTTCAGCAAATTCAGCTGTTTTTGTGTTAGGCATGGTTAGTGAAAATGGCAATCCTAATCCTTCCTCACTGACAAAAATCGTCTGGGGAATAGTTATAGCTGCCATTACCATTGTATTAGTTATAACAGGCGGACTTTCCGGTTTACAGTCTGCTCTAGTCGTTACATCCATCCCCTTATCTATCTTAATGCTTGTTATGTGCCGCTCTACCTATAAAGGATTACAACAGGATACCGTCATTATTAGCCATCAGGAAACAAATGAAACTAGAAGTCAAACAGCTAATGTAAAAGAAGACCTCCCAAGAAAAATGAAAAAAAGCAAAAAAGCCTAG
- a CDS encoding ferredoxin — MGVEKYTKVDKATCIACGICGEIAPDIFDYDESGFSYSILDENEGVIPIPTEFEDDVDEAAEECPTGSIKTAERPFISRCMAK, encoded by the coding sequence ATGGGAGTGGAAAAATATACAAAAGTAGATAAAGCTACATGCATTGCCTGTGGGATTTGCGGTGAAATTGCACCTGACATATTCGATTACGATGAAAGTGGATTCTCCTATTCTATTTTAGATGAGAACGAAGGGGTGATACCAATACCAACAGAGTTTGAAGATGATGTAGATGAGGCCGCCGAAGAATGTCCTACCGGATCTATTAAAACTGCGGAACGACCTTTTATAAGCCGCTGCATGGCAAAATAA
- a CDS encoding tartrate dehydrogenase, with the protein MKKFNIAVIPGDGIGPEVIDEGIKVLNKAAEMDTSFQFSFTYFPWGCEFYLKNGKMMDPDAIQQLQEFDAIYLGAIGFPGVPDHISLRDLLLNIRKNFDQYVNLRPVKLLKGAPSPLISIANENIDMLFIRENSEGEYAGEGNWLYKGKSHEVVLQNSVFSRKGTERIIRMAFETAKKEGRSLTSISKANALNYSMVFWDEIFEEVKSEYPEVETSSLLVDAAAMLMVKDPKRFEVVVTSNLFGDILTDLGAAIAGGIGLAAGANINPERKYPSMFEPVHGSAPDIAGKDISNPLASIWSASQMLDFFGYKKYAQAAIDAIETLLLEGQILTPDMNGTSSTSEVGDRIVSIMERMISHSY; encoded by the coding sequence GTGAAAAAATTTAATATAGCAGTCATTCCAGGAGACGGCATCGGCCCTGAAGTAATTGATGAAGGTATCAAAGTGCTAAATAAAGCAGCTGAAATGGATACAAGCTTTCAATTTAGCTTTACGTATTTTCCGTGGGGGTGTGAGTTCTACCTCAAAAATGGGAAGATGATGGACCCTGACGCCATTCAACAGTTGCAGGAATTTGATGCAATCTATCTCGGAGCAATAGGATTCCCTGGTGTACCCGACCATATCTCTTTGCGGGATCTATTGCTCAACATTCGCAAAAACTTTGATCAATACGTAAATCTTCGACCTGTAAAGTTATTAAAAGGGGCACCCTCGCCCCTGATTTCTATAGCTAATGAGAATATAGATATGCTCTTTATCCGTGAAAATAGCGAAGGTGAATATGCAGGAGAAGGTAACTGGCTTTATAAAGGAAAAAGTCATGAAGTCGTCCTGCAAAACAGTGTATTTTCTCGTAAAGGTACGGAACGAATCATTCGAATGGCATTCGAAACGGCCAAAAAAGAAGGAAGATCGCTAACTAGTATATCAAAAGCTAACGCATTAAACTATTCCATGGTTTTTTGGGATGAAATCTTTGAAGAAGTAAAATCCGAATACCCGGAAGTTGAGACATCCTCCCTGCTTGTAGATGCAGCAGCTATGCTTATGGTTAAAGATCCTAAGCGTTTTGAAGTGGTCGTTACGTCTAATTTATTCGGAGACATTCTTACTGACTTAGGGGCAGCTATTGCCGGCGGTATTGGCCTGGCTGCAGGAGCAAACATTAATCCTGAAAGAAAGTATCCTTCAATGTTTGAGCCTGTTCACGGCTCAGCACCCGATATTGCAGGCAAAGATATCAGCAATCCGCTGGCTTCGATTTGGTCAGCTAGTCAAATGCTCGACTTTTTCGGTTACAAGAAGTATGCCCAAGCTGCCATTGATGCGATCGAAACGCTCTTGTTAGAAGGACAAATATTAACTCCAGACATGAATGGAACCTCCTCGACTTCCGAAGTCGGAGACCGAATAGTGTCTATCATGGAACGTATGATTTCTCACTCTTATTAA
- a CDS encoding aldehyde dehydrogenase family protein, which translates to MSKLMKQTQTAKKYLWINGQKVETNSYSPLFSPYSGEEIAQVAMGDEEQTKEAVTAAYNAQDIIGKMPAYQRAEILENAVTLLKERSLEAAEIISLESAKPIKFAKAEVARTIETYKFSAEEAKRVYGETLPMDAAEGGIGRFGYTVREPLGVIGAITPFNFPLNLVAHKVGPAIAAGNPIVLKPASQTPLSALFIGEIFKEAGLPEGVLNIVTGPGSAVGETIVKDERVSMVTFTGSPSVGIGIRNKAGLKKTTLELGSNSALIVDKDIDIDTLIDRCIMGSFSNQGQVCISLQRIYVHEDSYDTFINTFTEAAKKLHVGDPLDAKTYVSSLISKKETDRVLKWIKEAESKGAVVLTGGSLQDGILEPTIITEASSDLKVSCQEVFGPVVVVNKVKTVSEAIKLVNDSRYGLQAGIYSSSLENAATASRELQVGGVIINDVPTYRVDHMPYGGLKESGTGREGIRYAVEEMTEMKLVVWNQR; encoded by the coding sequence ATGAGTAAATTGATGAAACAAACACAGACAGCAAAAAAATATTTATGGATCAATGGACAAAAGGTTGAAACTAACAGCTATTCCCCTCTATTTTCCCCATACTCAGGGGAGGAGATTGCTCAAGTAGCAATGGGAGATGAAGAACAGACGAAAGAGGCTGTCACAGCAGCTTACAATGCTCAAGACATTATCGGAAAAATGCCAGCCTATCAGCGCGCAGAGATTCTTGAAAATGCAGTAACTCTTTTAAAAGAAAGATCTCTAGAAGCAGCTGAGATTATTTCTCTAGAATCTGCAAAGCCCATCAAATTTGCTAAAGCAGAAGTTGCTAGAACCATTGAAACTTACAAGTTTTCAGCAGAAGAGGCAAAAAGAGTTTATGGTGAAACACTTCCTATGGACGCGGCAGAAGGAGGAATTGGACGCTTTGGTTACACCGTGAGAGAACCTCTTGGAGTCATCGGAGCAATAACGCCCTTTAATTTCCCTCTGAACCTGGTCGCCCATAAAGTCGGCCCTGCTATTGCAGCCGGAAATCCGATTGTGTTAAAACCAGCTTCGCAAACGCCGCTTTCAGCTCTTTTTATTGGTGAGATTTTTAAAGAAGCTGGACTCCCTGAAGGCGTTTTAAATATAGTAACAGGACCGGGAAGCGCCGTAGGGGAAACTATTGTAAAAGATGAAAGAGTCAGCATGGTTACTTTCACTGGCAGCCCAAGTGTCGGAATTGGTATCCGTAATAAAGCAGGTCTAAAAAAGACTACCTTGGAGCTTGGTTCTAATTCTGCATTAATTGTTGATAAAGACATCGATATAGATACGTTAATAGATCGTTGTATCATGGGTAGTTTTTCAAACCAAGGTCAGGTGTGCATTTCTCTTCAGCGCATTTATGTACACGAAGATAGCTATGACACTTTCATTAATACATTTACTGAAGCAGCCAAGAAATTACATGTCGGTGATCCTCTTGATGCAAAGACGTATGTGTCTTCTCTCATTAGTAAAAAAGAAACAGATCGCGTTCTGAAATGGATTAAGGAAGCAGAAAGCAAAGGGGCTGTGGTATTAACAGGGGGCAGTCTCCAAGACGGAATCCTCGAACCTACTATTATTACAGAAGCCAGTTCGGATTTAAAAGTATCCTGCCAAGAAGTATTTGGCCCCGTCGTTGTTGTAAATAAAGTAAAGACGGTTTCAGAGGCTATTAAATTAGTAAATGATTCTCGTTATGGCCTGCAAGCAGGAATATACAGCAGCAGTCTTGAAAACGCAGCCACGGCGTCACGGGAATTACAGGTTGGCGGTGTCATTATTAATGATGTCCCTACGTATCGGGTTGATCACATGCCTTACGGCGGATTAAAAGAAAGCGGCACAGGACGTGAGGGAATTAGATATGCAGTAGAGGAAATGACAGAAATGAAATTAGTGGTGTGGAACCAACGTTAA